One segment of Amycolatopsis alba DSM 44262 DNA contains the following:
- a CDS encoding Acg family FMN-binding oxidoreductase produces MKIPLPNHVDQAVAAAIRAPSPLNTQPWRFVVDRDRIEVWLDRTRVLRIADPDAREARLSCGAAIFNLIVSLRSNGKTLSLRAMPTPGEPDLLAELLIGGDRFSSPEERKLVEVVFRRHTNRRPFLARPVPAWARTSLRAAALVEGGLLELFGRGDRANAVARVLHRADAAQARNGAFQAEVALWTRRTANAPDGVPAATQPPSPHGIPAQESFFTAEPEGGEPVLGAVLTADSGPAADLRAGMVLQRVLLTATAAGLGSSFVGRPFETPETRTAMDRIFADLGRPHAVVRLGYGRPTPMTARRQVNEVLLRRSEAAL; encoded by the coding sequence ATGAAGATCCCGTTACCGAACCACGTCGACCAGGCGGTGGCGGCGGCCATCCGCGCACCGTCCCCGCTCAACACGCAGCCGTGGCGATTCGTCGTCGACCGGGACCGGATCGAGGTGTGGCTCGACCGCACGAGGGTTCTCCGGATAGCCGACCCGGACGCCCGCGAGGCGCGGCTTTCGTGCGGCGCCGCGATCTTCAACCTGATCGTCTCCTTGCGATCCAACGGGAAGACGCTCTCGCTCCGGGCGATGCCGACGCCGGGGGAGCCGGACCTGCTCGCGGAACTCCTGATCGGCGGCGACCGGTTCTCCTCGCCCGAGGAACGGAAACTGGTCGAAGTCGTCTTCCGCCGTCACACGAACCGTCGTCCGTTCCTGGCCCGGCCGGTACCCGCCTGGGCACGGACTTCGTTGCGCGCGGCCGCGCTGGTGGAAGGCGGGCTGCTCGAACTGTTCGGCCGCGGTGACCGGGCGAACGCGGTCGCGCGCGTCCTGCACCGGGCCGACGCCGCGCAGGCGCGCAACGGCGCGTTCCAGGCGGAGGTCGCTCTGTGGACCAGGCGGACGGCCAACGCCCCGGACGGCGTCCCGGCGGCCACCCAACCGCCGTCACCGCACGGGATCCCCGCGCAGGAGTCGTTCTTCACCGCCGAACCCGAAGGCGGTGAGCCGGTGCTCGGCGCGGTGCTGACCGCGGACAGCGGGCCCGCCGCGGACCTGCGGGCGGGGATGGTGCTGCAGCGGGTGCTGCTGACCGCGACGGCGGCAGGACTCGGATCGTCGTTCGTCGGCAGGCCGTTCGAGACCCCGGAGACGCGGACCGCGATGGACCGGATCTTCGCCGACCTGGGCCGCCCGCACGCGGTGGTGCGCCTCGGGTACGGCCGCCCGACGCCGATGACGGCCC
- a CDS encoding GAF domain-containing sensor histidine kinase: protein MSGQDRLGGSDDRITGALSQLRVREVLRDLQDRIERLIGTRDKMDGLLEAVLAVASGLELDATLRRIVQAAIDLGEATYGALGVIADDGSLAEFVYLGIDGETKQQIGHLPKGHGLLGFVIDEAKPVRLADISRHPASVGFPPCHPPMRSFLGVPVRVRDEVFGNLYLTEKRGESFTDDDEVVVQALAAAAGIAIENAHLYEQARIRQQWQAATSEVTTELLGGTDPVDALNLIAGRALELTGSDLTLLALPGPGRLDVSPDGEDEADELTIAVCAGARAMELTGVRISVAASLPGAVYRDRTPRSVPDLVLGPEGEFGFGPTLVVPLRARERTSGVLMAVRNPGAVPFELAQLPVVASFADQAALALQLAAQQRTARELDVLADRDRIARDLHDHVIQRLFAVGLAMQSTHRRAHSPELQRRIGDSIDQMHEIVHEIRTAIFDLHGGEAGQQGVRLRHRLYDSITELTDETAIHPTVSLSGPLDSIPFPFAEDAEAVVRESVGNVVRHAQASSVSVSVAVKEDVLRIVVTDDGVGFVGEPGGVGGLRNLRDRAEKAGGTFRVETREEGGTRAEWSAPLR from the coding sequence ATGTCGGGTCAGGACCGGCTCGGCGGAAGTGACGACCGGATCACCGGCGCGCTTTCCCAGCTGCGAGTTCGTGAGGTGCTGCGGGATCTCCAGGACCGCATCGAACGGCTCATCGGCACCCGCGACAAGATGGACGGCCTGCTCGAAGCGGTGCTGGCCGTCGCGTCGGGGCTGGAACTGGACGCGACACTGCGCCGGATCGTGCAGGCGGCGATCGATCTCGGCGAAGCCACGTACGGCGCCCTCGGGGTGATCGCGGACGACGGTTCGCTCGCGGAGTTCGTCTATCTCGGTATCGACGGCGAGACGAAACAACAGATCGGGCATCTCCCGAAAGGTCACGGCCTGCTGGGTTTCGTCATCGACGAGGCCAAACCGGTACGGCTGGCCGACATCTCGCGGCATCCCGCGTCGGTCGGGTTCCCGCCGTGCCATCCGCCGATGCGGTCCTTCCTCGGCGTGCCGGTGCGGGTGCGTGACGAGGTGTTCGGGAATCTTTACCTCACCGAGAAACGCGGGGAGAGTTTCACCGATGACGACGAGGTGGTCGTCCAGGCGCTCGCCGCCGCGGCGGGTATCGCGATCGAGAACGCCCATCTGTACGAGCAGGCCCGGATCCGTCAGCAGTGGCAGGCCGCCACCAGCGAGGTGACGACGGAACTGCTGGGCGGCACCGACCCCGTCGACGCGCTCAACCTGATCGCCGGCCGGGCGCTGGAACTGACCGGCTCCGACCTCACTTTGCTGGCCCTGCCCGGTCCCGGACGGCTCGACGTCAGCCCGGACGGCGAGGACGAGGCCGACGAACTCACCATCGCCGTCTGCGCGGGCGCACGGGCGATGGAGCTGACCGGGGTGCGGATCAGCGTCGCCGCCTCGTTGCCGGGTGCGGTCTACCGCGACCGGACCCCGCGCAGCGTGCCGGACCTGGTGCTCGGGCCCGAGGGGGAGTTCGGCTTCGGGCCGACGCTCGTGGTGCCGCTCCGGGCGCGGGAACGCACGTCCGGGGTGCTGATGGCGGTGCGGAATCCGGGCGCGGTCCCGTTCGAACTCGCCCAGCTGCCGGTGGTGGCCTCGTTCGCCGACCAGGCCGCGCTCGCGCTGCAGCTGGCCGCACAGCAGCGGACGGCGAGGGAACTCGATGTGCTCGCCGACCGGGATCGGATCGCCAGGGATCTGCACGATCACGTGATCCAGCGGCTGTTCGCGGTCGGTCTCGCCATGCAGAGCACACACCGCCGGGCTCATTCGCCCGAACTGCAACGGCGGATCGGCGACAGCATCGATCAGATGCACGAGATCGTGCACGAGATCCGCACGGCGATCTTCGACCTCCACGGCGGCGAGGCAGGCCAGCAGGGCGTGCGGTTGCGGCATCGCCTCTACGACTCGATCACCGAACTCACCGACGAGACCGCGATCCATCCGACGGTCAGCCTTTCCGGCCCGCTCGACTCGATCCCTTTCCCGTTCGCCGAAGACGCCGAGGCCGTGGTGCGGGAAAGCGTCGGCAACGTCGTCCGGCACGCTCAGGCGAGCAGTGTTTCGGTGAGCGTCGCGGTGAAGGAGGACGTCCTGCGGATCGTGGTCACCGACGACGGTGTCGGCTTCGTCGGCGAGCCCGGCGGCGTCGGCGGGCTGCGGAATCTGCGCGATCGCGCGGAAAAGGCGGGCGGGACGTTCCGGGTGGAGACACGGGAAGAGGGCGGGACCAGGGCCGAATGGTCCGCCCCCTTGCGCTGA
- a CDS encoding response regulator codes for MLRVFLVDDHEVVRRGVADMLEEDADLCVVGQAATFSQAVARIPALRPDVAVLDVRLPDGNGVELARELRSKIPELKCLMLTSYTDEQAMLDAIMAGASGYVIKDIRGMDLVAAVKEVGLGRSLLDTRAAATLMAKFRDDAAKKGPLAGLSDQERTLLELIGEGLTNRQIAERMFLAEKTVKNYVSRLLTKLGMQRRTQAAVLATELRRQ; via the coding sequence ATGCTCCGGGTGTTTCTGGTCGACGACCACGAGGTGGTCCGTCGAGGGGTCGCGGACATGCTCGAGGAGGACGCGGATCTGTGCGTCGTCGGTCAGGCCGCCACGTTTTCCCAGGCGGTGGCGAGGATCCCGGCGCTGCGGCCGGATGTCGCAGTGCTCGACGTGCGGCTGCCGGACGGCAACGGCGTCGAACTCGCGCGGGAACTGAGATCCAAGATCCCCGAACTGAAATGCCTGATGCTGACTTCCTACACCGACGAACAGGCGATGCTCGACGCGATCATGGCGGGCGCGAGCGGCTACGTCATCAAGGACATCCGGGGGATGGACCTGGTGGCCGCGGTCAAGGAGGTCGGCCTCGGCCGGTCACTGCTGGACACGCGGGCCGCCGCGACCCTGATGGCGAAGTTCCGCGACGACGCCGCCAAGAAAGGCCCGCTCGCCGGGCTTTCCGACCAGGAGCGGACGCTGCTGGAACTGATCGGCGAGGGCCTGACCAACCGGCAGATCGCCGAGCGGATGTTCCTCGCCGAGAAGACCGTCAAGAACTACGTGTCCCGGCTGCTGACGAAACTCGGCATGCAGCGGCGCACCCAGGCGGCCGTGCTGGCCACGGAACTGCGGCGGCAGTGA
- a CDS encoding Acg family FMN-binding oxidoreductase encodes MTLQVTKVGRLNSEQVNSVLRSATLAPSTHNTQPWLFRCTGTGIELHADPRRILPVTDPDGRELVLSCGAALFTLRTAIHALGFHPATTLMPSRADPDLLAVVRPLAERTPDPKVSRLARAITRRRTNRRPFLPGAVPRSTLTTLRHATELEHAWMPSLDAEQCRHLRDLTVRARRVQLDDPDFVAELGRWTGLGAGTRDGVPSYATEGSPADESWLLDGFGGASTAALPDPLVVVIGSLTDERLDRLQAGQALQRVLLTATGAGLDASFISPPVMVRAARAELRSLLGCGVWPQVLLRVGYGLPLPWTPRRPLDDVLLDTLVSA; translated from the coding sequence ATGACCTTACAAGTCACCAAGGTCGGACGTTTGAACTCCGAACAGGTGAATTCCGTGCTCCGGTCGGCCACGCTGGCGCCGTCGACGCACAACACCCAACCTTGGCTTTTCCGGTGCACCGGCACCGGGATCGAACTACACGCCGATCCGCGCCGTATTCTACCGGTCACGGATCCGGACGGTCGTGAACTCGTCCTCTCGTGCGGCGCGGCCCTCTTCACCCTCCGGACGGCGATCCACGCGCTGGGCTTCCATCCCGCGACGACCCTCATGCCGAGCCGCGCCGACCCCGACCTGCTGGCCGTCGTCCGCCCGCTCGCCGAACGCACCCCCGATCCGAAGGTCTCCCGGCTCGCCCGTGCGATCACCCGCCGCCGTACCAACCGGCGTCCGTTCCTGCCCGGTGCCGTCCCGCGGTCCACGCTCACCACGCTCCGCCACGCCACCGAACTCGAGCACGCATGGATGCCGAGCCTCGACGCCGAACAGTGCCGTCATCTGCGTGATCTCACCGTCCGTGCCCGCCGGGTCCAGCTCGACGATCCCGATTTCGTCGCCGAACTCGGCCGCTGGACCGGTTTGGGCGCGGGGACTCGCGACGGGGTGCCGTCCTACGCGACCGAGGGCTCCCCCGCCGACGAAAGCTGGCTACTCGACGGATTCGGCGGCGCGAGTACCGCCGCTCTGCCTGATCCGCTGGTGGTGGTGATCGGGTCGCTGACGGACGAACGGCTCGACCGGCTCCAGGCGGGGCAGGCGCTGCAACGGGTGCTGCTCACTGCGACGGGCGCGGGTCTCGACGCGTCGTTCATCTCGCCGCCGGTCATGGTCCGCGCGGCCCGCGCCGAGCTCAGGAGCCTTCTCGGCTGCGGGGTGTGGCCACAGGTGCTGCTGCGCGTCGGCTACGGCCTGCCACTGCCGTGGACACCCAGGCGCCCGCTGGACGACGTCCTGCTCGACACGCTCGTCTCCGCATGA
- a CDS encoding dsRBD fold-containing protein, which produces MTGTEPTMTDKWTIDVSLRHEPYRVRAEALLRVEDGGEFIGVGLAEAGLRASSNSQIGSYLAVTRALSDLTAELLETVASDVARSIEVDEILAGQSAN; this is translated from the coding sequence ATGACCGGAACGGAGCCGACGATGACGGACAAATGGACGATTGACGTTTCCCTGCGGCACGAGCCGTACCGGGTGCGCGCGGAAGCGTTGCTCCGGGTGGAGGACGGCGGGGAGTTCATCGGGGTCGGGCTGGCGGAGGCCGGGCTGAGAGCGAGTTCGAACTCCCAGATCGGCTCCTATCTCGCGGTGACGCGGGCGCTTTCGGACCTCACCGCGGAGCTGCTGGAGACCGTCGCCTCCGATGTCGCCCGCTCGATCGAGGTCGACGAAATCCTCGCCGGGCAGTCGGCGAACTGA
- a CDS encoding response regulator: protein MLVADDNPVIGDALRALLETEPDIEVVAVAGNAGEAVELTELLSPEVAILDVRIPGGGGAWMAKEIRRRVPRTRLLAFSAHSDSRSIAQMASAGVTEYLVKGSPNTEIVAAIRRLCANSANGTE, encoded by the coding sequence GTGCTCGTCGCGGACGACAACCCGGTCATCGGTGACGCCCTGCGCGCCCTTCTGGAGACCGAACCGGACATCGAAGTGGTCGCCGTGGCCGGGAACGCGGGTGAGGCGGTCGAGCTCACGGAACTGCTGTCCCCCGAGGTCGCCATCCTGGACGTCCGGATCCCCGGCGGGGGCGGGGCGTGGATGGCCAAGGAGATCCGGCGACGGGTGCCCCGTACCCGGTTGCTGGCGTTCTCCGCGCACAGCGACTCCCGCTCCATCGCCCAAATGGCGTCGGCGGGCGTCACCGAGTACCTCGTGAAGGGAAGCCCCAACACCGAGATCGTCGCGGCCATCCGCCGCCTCTGCGCGAACAGCGCCAACGGGACGGAGTAG
- a CDS encoding ANTAR domain-containing protein, producing the protein MSETTLSPATSSGPSDPTDDVVAMRNRIRFYRTRAEQLQYALDHRLPIEQAKGILAERYQIDIGAAFELLRSFCRNNNMKIHDVARTLVEQPSEGDRRVSC; encoded by the coding sequence ATGTCCGAGACCACGCTTTCGCCGGCCACTTCGTCCGGCCCTTCCGACCCGACCGACGACGTCGTGGCCATGCGCAACCGCATCCGCTTCTACCGGACTCGCGCCGAGCAGCTCCAGTACGCGCTCGACCACCGGCTGCCGATCGAGCAGGCCAAGGGAATTCTCGCCGAGCGTTACCAAATCGACATCGGCGCGGCGTTCGAATTGCTACGGTCGTTCTGCCGCAACAACAACATGAAGATCCACGACGTAGCCAGGACACTCGTCGAACAGCCGAGCGAAGGCGACCGACGAGTCTCTTGCTGA
- a CDS encoding HAMP domain-containing protein, whose product MPEPSGKRGSRDAGRVGAALKDEGLQRLLEGLKAVRDGDFSTRLPQEDDVLMDEMAVVFNGMVDQLALFTSEVTRVAREVGTEGKLGGQAAVPSVSGTWKDLTDSVNAMAGNLTGQVRDIAEVATAVAKGDLSQKITVDVKGEMLELKNTINTMVDQLSSFADEVTRVAREVGSEGRLGGQAEVPGVAGTWRDLTTSVNFMAGNLTDQVRSIAEVTTAVAKGDLSQKITVDARGEILELKNTINTMVDQLSSFADEVTRVAREVGTEGALGGQAQVPGVAGTWRDLTTSVNFMAGNLTAQVRSIAQVATAVAKGDLSQKITVDARGEILELKNTINTMVDQLSSFADEVTRVAREVGTEGRLGGQADVKGVSGTWKGLTESVNVMADNLTDQVRSIAEVTTAVAKGDLSQKIRVDARGEILELKDTINTMVGQLSSFADEVTRVAREVGTEGRLGGQADVKGVSGTWKGLTESVNVMADNLTDQVRSIAQVATAVARGDLSQKITVEAKGEVAALAQTINTMVDTLSAFADEVTRVAREVGTEGILGGQARVPNVAGTWKDLTDNVNSMANNLTGQVRNIAQVTTAVAQGDLSRKIDVDARGEILELKTTINTMVDQLSAFAAEVTRVAREVGSEGRLGGQAEVEGVSGTWKRLTENVNELAGNLTRQVRAIAEVTSAVATGDLTRSISVEAQGEVAELKDNINAMVQSLRETTRANEEQDWLNSNLARISGLMQGHRDLRVVAALIMNELTPLVGAQHGTLFLTESGEDGTRLRLITSYGRSDDPDTPLGFAMGQSLIGQAAQTKKPIVVDRTPPGFVKISSSLGSAPPVTLIVLPIVFEDQVLGVIELASFGEFTAVRKDFLEQLMETIGVNVNTIIANARTDSLLEESQRLAAELQARSEELQAQQAKLQVSNAELEEKAELLARQNRDIEVKNFEIEQARQEIEERAQQLALASKYKSEFLANMSHELRTPLTSLLILAGVLSQNSTQNLTPKQVEFAKVIQSAGTDLLQLINDILDLSKVEAGKMDIHHEPFPLRQLLDYVGTTFRPLTAEKGLDFQVTVEPNVPELLFTDEQRLRQVLRNLLSNAVKFTEDGSVELRVKLVDTIVSPSATGHESLVAFSVADTGIGIAEENLESIFGAFQQADGTTSRKYGGTGLGLSISREVAYLLGGEIRADSVLGSGSTFTLYLPVARFTATAGLGESTVDNIGAERQVLVVESEQNSLLTLLARGVAADVADSHGSVQVRAVATPAEAFEELKRDSYRCVVLDTSIPGTSALTFLKRLAEGPDPVKAPVLAYATRKLSAAQDRLLHAHARVHPVELLPSLDTLRERIMLHISASELEGILPLMHQPEEPPVAVEETAEVADPPSDPPSGPPRLRGRKVLLVDDDARNVFAISGMLELHGLSVVHAPNGRKGIDELLADDGIDLILMDVMMPEMDGHATTAAIREMPRFAGLPIITVTAKAMEGDREKSLAAGASDYVTKPVNAEELLACMERWLAD is encoded by the coding sequence ATGCCGGAACCGAGTGGAAAACGTGGGTCGCGAGACGCGGGGCGAGTGGGTGCCGCGCTCAAGGACGAAGGCTTGCAGCGGCTGTTGGAGGGATTGAAGGCGGTTCGCGACGGCGATTTCAGCACGAGGCTTCCCCAGGAGGACGACGTCCTGATGGACGAGATGGCCGTCGTCTTCAACGGGATGGTCGACCAGCTGGCGTTGTTCACCTCCGAGGTGACCAGGGTCGCGCGGGAGGTGGGGACCGAAGGCAAACTCGGCGGGCAGGCGGCGGTGCCCTCGGTTTCGGGGACCTGGAAGGACCTCACCGATTCGGTGAACGCGATGGCCGGCAACCTGACCGGTCAGGTCCGCGACATCGCCGAGGTCGCCACAGCGGTGGCGAAGGGTGATCTGTCCCAGAAGATCACCGTCGACGTCAAAGGCGAGATGCTGGAGCTGAAGAACACGATCAACACGATGGTGGATCAGCTGTCGTCGTTCGCCGACGAGGTGACGCGAGTGGCCCGCGAGGTGGGCAGCGAAGGACGGCTGGGCGGGCAGGCGGAAGTGCCCGGTGTGGCGGGGACCTGGCGGGATCTGACGACGTCGGTGAACTTCATGGCGGGCAACCTGACCGATCAGGTGCGGTCGATCGCCGAGGTCACCACGGCGGTGGCGAAGGGTGACTTGTCGCAGAAGATCACGGTGGATGCGCGGGGCGAGATCCTGGAGCTGAAGAACACGATCAACACGATGGTGGATCAGCTGTCGTCGTTCGCCGACGAGGTCACGCGAGTAGCCCGCGAGGTCGGAACCGAGGGCGCGCTCGGCGGACAGGCCCAGGTCCCTGGTGTGGCCGGGACCTGGCGGGACTTGACGACGTCGGTGAACTTCATGGCGGGCAACCTCACCGCGCAGGTGCGGTCGATCGCCCAGGTGGCCACGGCGGTGGCGAAGGGTGACTTGTCGCAGAAGATCACGGTGGATGCGCGGGGCGAGATCCTGGAGCTGAAGAACACGATCAACACGATGGTGGATCAGCTGTCGTCGTTCGCGGACGAGGTGACACGGGTGGCCCGTGAGGTGGGCACCGAGGGGCGGCTGGGTGGTCAGGCGGATGTCAAGGGTGTGTCGGGGACGTGGAAGGGGCTGACCGAGTCGGTCAATGTCATGGCCGACAACCTGACCGACCAGGTGCGCTCCATCGCCGAGGTCACCACCGCGGTGGCCAAGGGCGACCTCTCGCAGAAGATCCGCGTCGACGCGCGCGGCGAGATCCTGGAACTCAAGGACACCATCAACACGATGGTCGGCCAGCTGTCGTCGTTCGCCGACGAGGTGACCCGTGTCGCCCGTGAGGTGGGTACGGAAGGGCGGCTGGGTGGTCAGGCGGATGTCAAGGGTGTGTCGGGGACGTGGAAGGGGCTGACCGAGTCGGTCAATGTCATGGCCGACAACCTGACCGACCAGGTCCGCTCCATCGCCCAGGTCGCGACCGCGGTCGCCCGCGGGGACCTTTCCCAGAAGATCACCGTCGAGGCCAAGGGCGAGGTCGCCGCCCTTGCCCAGACGATCAACACGATGGTCGACACGCTGTCGGCGTTCGCGGACGAGGTCACGCGGGTGGCGCGCGAGGTCGGCACCGAGGGCATCCTCGGCGGGCAGGCCAGGGTGCCGAACGTCGCCGGCACCTGGAAGGACCTCACCGACAACGTCAACTCGATGGCGAACAACCTCACCGGGCAGGTCCGCAACATCGCCCAGGTGACCACCGCGGTCGCGCAGGGCGACCTTTCCCGCAAGATCGACGTCGACGCGCGGGGCGAGATCCTGGAGCTCAAGACCACCATCAACACGATGGTCGACCAGCTTTCCGCGTTCGCAGCCGAGGTCACGCGGGTCGCGCGCGAGGTCGGCAGCGAGGGACGGCTCGGTGGCCAGGCGGAGGTCGAAGGTGTTTCCGGTACCTGGAAGCGGCTGACGGAGAACGTCAACGAGCTCGCCGGGAACCTGACGCGCCAGGTCCGGGCGATCGCCGAGGTGACCAGCGCGGTGGCCACCGGCGACCTCACCCGGTCGATCTCCGTCGAGGCGCAGGGCGAGGTCGCGGAACTGAAGGACAACATCAACGCGATGGTCCAGTCGCTGCGCGAGACCACGCGGGCGAACGAGGAGCAGGACTGGCTCAACAGCAATCTGGCGCGGATCTCGGGCCTGATGCAGGGCCACCGGGACCTGCGGGTGGTCGCCGCGCTCATCATGAACGAGCTGACCCCGCTGGTCGGCGCCCAGCACGGGACGTTGTTCCTCACCGAGTCCGGCGAGGACGGCACCCGGCTGCGGCTGATCACCAGCTACGGGCGCAGCGACGACCCGGACACGCCGTTGGGCTTCGCGATGGGGCAGTCCCTGATCGGGCAGGCCGCGCAGACCAAGAAACCGATCGTCGTCGACCGGACACCGCCGGGCTTCGTGAAGATCTCGTCGAGTCTCGGCTCCGCCCCGCCGGTCACCCTGATCGTGCTGCCGATCGTCTTCGAGGACCAGGTGCTCGGTGTCATCGAACTGGCGTCGTTCGGCGAATTCACCGCGGTCCGCAAGGATTTCCTCGAACAACTGATGGAGACCATCGGCGTCAACGTCAACACGATCATCGCCAACGCGCGGACCGACTCCCTGCTGGAGGAATCCCAGCGGCTGGCCGCGGAACTGCAGGCGCGGTCGGAGGAACTCCAAGCCCAGCAGGCGAAACTCCAGGTGTCCAACGCGGAACTGGAGGAGAAGGCGGAACTGCTCGCCAGGCAGAACCGGGACATCGAAGTGAAGAACTTCGAGATCGAGCAGGCCCGGCAGGAAATCGAGGAACGTGCGCAGCAGCTCGCGCTGGCGTCGAAGTACAAGTCGGAGTTCCTGGCCAACATGTCGCACGAACTCCGGACCCCGTTGACCAGCCTGCTGATCCTCGCCGGGGTCCTGTCACAGAACTCGACCCAGAACCTGACCCCCAAACAGGTCGAGTTCGCCAAGGTGATCCAGTCCGCGGGCACCGATCTGCTGCAGCTGATCAATGACATCCTCGACCTGTCGAAGGTCGAGGCGGGCAAGATGGACATCCACCACGAGCCGTTCCCGCTGCGTCAGCTGCTCGACTACGTCGGCACGACGTTCCGCCCGCTGACCGCGGAGAAGGGACTGGACTTCCAGGTCACGGTGGAACCCAATGTGCCGGAACTGCTGTTCACCGACGAGCAGCGACTACGGCAGGTGCTGCGGAACCTGCTGTCGAACGCGGTCAAGTTCACCGAAGACGGCAGCGTCGAGCTGAGGGTGAAACTGGTCGACACCATCGTTTCCCCCTCCGCCACGGGTCACGAGTCCTTGGTCGCCTTCAGTGTCGCCGACACCGGGATCGGGATCGCCGAAGAGAACCTCGAGTCGATCTTCGGCGCCTTCCAGCAGGCCGACGGCACCACCAGCCGGAAGTACGGCGGCACCGGGCTCGGTCTCTCGATCAGCCGCGAGGTCGCCTACCTGCTCGGCGGTGAGATCCGGGCGGACAGTGTGCTGGGGTCGGGGAGCACGTTCACCCTCTATCTGCCGGTGGCCAGGTTCACCGCCACCGCGGGACTTGGTGAGTCCACTGTGGACAACATCGGGGCGGAGCGGCAGGTCCTGGTGGTGGAGAGTGAACAGAACAGCCTGCTGACCCTGCTCGCCCGCGGGGTCGCGGCGGACGTCGCGGACAGCCATGGCTCGGTCCAGGTGCGGGCGGTGGCCACTCCGGCGGAGGCGTTCGAGGAGTTGAAACGGGACAGCTACCGCTGCGTCGTGCTCGACACCAGCATCCCCGGAACGAGCGCGCTGACGTTCCTCAAACGGCTCGCGGAGGGCCCGGATCCGGTCAAGGCCCCAGTGCTGGCGTACGCGACCCGCAAGCTCAGTGCCGCTCAGGACCGGCTGCTGCACGCGCACGCACGGGTGCATCCGGTCGAACTGCTGCCGTCGCTGGACACCCTGCGGGAACGCATCATGCTGCACATCTCGGCCAGTGAACTCGAAGGCATCCTGCCGCTGATGCACCAGCCCGAAGAGCCTCCGGTGGCCGTCGAGGAGACGGCCGAGGTCGCCGATCCGCCGTCCGATCCGCCGTCCGGGCCGCCGCGGCTGCGAGGGCGCAAGGTCCTGCTCGTCGACGACGACGCGCGTAACGTGTTCGCGATCTCGGGGATGCTCGAACTGCACGGACTGTCCGTGGTGCACGCGCCGAACGGCCGCAAGGGCATCGACGAACTGCTGGCCGACGACGGCATCGACCTGATCCTGATGGACGTGATGATGCCGGAGATGGACGGCCACGCGACGACGGCGGCGATCCGCGAGATGCCGAGGTTCGCCGGCCTGCCGATCATCACGGTGACCGCGAAAGCGATGGAAGGGGACCGGGAGAAGAGCCTCGCCGCCGGGGCGAGCGACTACGTCACCAAACCCGTGAACGCGGAGGAACTGCTGGCTTGTATGGAACGCTGGCTCGCGGACTGA